A genome region from Sphingobacteriaceae bacterium GW460-11-11-14-LB5 includes the following:
- a CDS encoding DUF983 domain-containing protein — translation MAELSKFQAFMQCKCPRCRKGEIFTGSAYSFRLQKTNVSCPHCNLKFEREPGFFYVAMFVSYAMNVAEIITIGVASYVLGLPLIYENLWYYVGLILTGVLLLSPINYRYSRVILLHYLTPGLHYVPGSGD, via the coding sequence ATGGCTGAGTTATCTAAATTCCAGGCTTTTATGCAGTGTAAATGTCCGCGCTGCCGCAAAGGTGAGATTTTTACCGGAAGTGCTTATTCTTTCAGACTGCAAAAAACAAATGTTAGCTGTCCGCATTGTAACTTAAAATTTGAGCGTGAACCAGGGTTTTTCTATGTTGCGATGTTTGTAAGTTATGCAATGAATGTTGCAGAAATTATTACGATTGGAGTAGCATCGTATGTTTTGGGCTTACCTTTAATTTATGAAAACCTGTGGTATTATGTTGGTTTAATCTTAACCGGTGTTTTATTGTTATCACCCATTAATTACCGTTATTCGAGGGTTATTCTGCTTCATTACCTTACACCAGGCTTGCATTATGTTCCGGGAAGTGGGGATTAA
- a CDS encoding D-alanine--D-alanine ligase A produces MKKTIALLTGGTTGEWVVSVKSAATIAQNIDPDLYDVYKIMLNEKGWFYEPADSVKIEIDKNDFSLTLEGRKIKFDGVFIAIHGSPGEDGKLQGYFDMLGIPYTACDALTSSITMNKGYTKAVVEGINNLYTAKSVQIFKGGNHNLNQIKQDLRLPYFVKPNSGGSSIGMSKVKHADDLEEAVEKAFKEDTQILIEEFVSGREFSIGVFGAEGKIIVLPTTEVIPANEFFDFEAKYTPGATEEITPGRMNEEELSRVQQVVKDVYKKLNCRGVVRVDYFLEEGTGKFYFIEINTIPGQTATSFIPQQVAAMGITLKEFYTRLMKETLG; encoded by the coding sequence ATGAAGAAAACGATAGCATTGTTAACAGGCGGTACCACAGGCGAATGGGTTGTTTCGGTGAAAAGCGCGGCCACTATTGCCCAGAATATCGACCCGGATTTATACGATGTGTATAAGATTATGCTGAACGAAAAGGGCTGGTTTTATGAACCTGCTGACTCTGTTAAAATTGAAATTGATAAAAATGATTTTTCCTTAACACTGGAAGGCCGAAAAATTAAGTTTGATGGTGTTTTTATTGCCATACATGGTTCTCCTGGCGAGGATGGAAAATTACAGGGCTATTTTGATATGTTAGGTATTCCATACACCGCCTGTGATGCATTAACTTCATCAATTACTATGAATAAAGGCTATACCAAAGCGGTTGTAGAAGGTATAAATAACCTATATACAGCAAAATCTGTTCAGATTTTTAAGGGTGGAAACCATAATTTAAATCAAATTAAACAGGATTTAAGGTTGCCTTATTTTGTTAAACCCAATAGCGGGGGCAGCAGCATTGGCATGAGTAAAGTGAAACATGCTGATGATCTTGAAGAAGCGGTTGAAAAAGCATTTAAGGAAGATACTCAGATCTTAATAGAAGAGTTTGTGAGCGGCAGGGAGTTTTCGATCGGCGTTTTTGGCGCGGAAGGAAAAATTATTGTTTTGCCAACAACAGAGGTTATCCCGGCAAATGAGTTTTTTGATTTCGAAGCAAAGTATACTCCAGGCGCAACGGAAGAAATTACACCGGGCAGGATGAATGAAGAAGAGCTAAGTCGTGTGCAGCAGGTGGTAAAAGATGTATACAAAAAACTAAACTGCAGGGGAGTAGTGCGTGTCGATTACTTTCTGGAAGAAGGAACCGGTAAGTTTTATTTTATCGAAATTAATACCATTCCTGGTCAAACCGCAACCAGTTTTATTCCGCAACAGGTAGCTGCAATGGGGATAACATTGAAAGAGTTTTATACCCGCTTAATGAAGGAGACCTTAGGGTAG
- a CDS encoding cyclic nucleotide-binding protein, with protein MNIQKLIDKGLKVKSYLKDSVIYEPDMQPRYVYFIKSGEVRMVTVSDEGKEFIQGVFKTGQYFGEPALLIDRPYLAFTITNKDSQLIAVNKEDFFDLIINEPDFSMDLIRTLSHRLFYKSMMLEELASEKADHRLLTIINYLLNDIATGENLKVTRQELADMTGLRVETVIRGTKILAEKGLIKTLKGKIVKV; from the coding sequence ATGAATATCCAAAAACTGATTGATAAAGGCTTAAAAGTTAAAAGTTACCTAAAAGATTCGGTTATTTATGAGCCGGATATGCAGCCCCGGTATGTGTATTTTATCAAATCGGGTGAGGTGAGAATGGTTACCGTGAGCGATGAAGGAAAGGAATTTATTCAGGGCGTTTTTAAAACGGGACAGTATTTTGGCGAACCCGCCTTATTAATAGACCGGCCTTATTTAGCTTTTACCATTACCAATAAAGATTCGCAGCTAATTGCTGTCAATAAAGAAGATTTCTTCGACCTAATCATAAACGAGCCTGATTTTAGCATGGATTTGATCCGGACCTTAAGTCACCGCCTTTTTTATAAATCGATGATGCTGGAAGAACTGGCCAGCGAAAAGGCTGATCATCGCTTGTTAACGATTATCAATTACCTTCTTAATGATATAGCCACAGGTGAAAATTTAAAGGTAACGCGACAAGAATTAGCCGATATGACTGGTTTACGGGTAGAAACAGTAATCCGTGGCACTAAAATACTAGCCGAAAAAGGACTGATCAAAACCCTAAAAGGAAAAATAGTAAAGGTTTAG